Proteins encoded by one window of Pseudomonas sp. LS44:
- a CDS encoding branched-chain amino acid ABC transporter substrate-binding protein translates to MNKTIRRTLLCTAIAVVVGLTGCDKQSDTIKIALAGPSTGAVAQYGEMQLIGAKMAVEQINKAGGVNGKQLEAVVYDDACDPKQAVAVANKIVNDNIKFVVGHLCSSSTQPASDIYEDDGILMITAASTSPDITSRGYKLVFRTIGLDSMQGPAAGNFIADSIKPTNVAVIHDKQQYGEGIATAVKQTLEGKGVKVSLFEGLNAGDKDFSALIAKIKQAGADFVYYGGYHPELGLLLRQSKEKGLDIRFMGPEGVGNKEISAIAGPASEGLLVTLPKSFDQDPKNQALVEAFKAKKEDPTGPFVFPSYAAVQVIAEGITKAGDTDTKKVAAALRANTFETPTGTLAFDDKGDLKDFTFVVYEWHQDGTKTAAQ, encoded by the coding sequence ATGAACAAAACCATCCGCCGCACATTGCTTTGCACCGCAATCGCCGTCGTTGTCGGCCTGACCGGTTGCGATAAACAATCCGACACCATCAAGATCGCCCTCGCCGGCCCGTCCACCGGGGCCGTTGCCCAATACGGAGAGATGCAGCTGATCGGCGCCAAAATGGCTGTTGAGCAAATCAACAAAGCCGGCGGCGTGAATGGCAAGCAACTCGAAGCCGTGGTCTATGACGACGCCTGCGATCCGAAGCAAGCCGTGGCGGTTGCCAACAAGATCGTCAACGACAACATCAAGTTCGTGGTCGGCCACCTCTGCTCCAGCTCCACTCAGCCAGCTTCGGATATCTACGAAGACGACGGCATCCTGATGATCACCGCGGCCTCCACCAGCCCGGACATCACCAGCCGCGGCTACAAACTGGTATTCCGCACCATCGGCCTGGACAGCATGCAAGGTCCGGCGGCGGGCAACTTCATCGCCGACAGCATCAAGCCGACCAACGTCGCGGTGATCCACGACAAGCAGCAGTATGGCGAAGGCATCGCTACCGCGGTCAAACAGACCCTGGAAGGCAAAGGCGTCAAGGTTTCCCTGTTCGAAGGCCTGAATGCCGGCGACAAGGACTTCTCCGCGCTGATAGCCAAGATCAAGCAAGCCGGTGCCGACTTCGTCTACTACGGCGGCTACCACCCGGAACTCGGCCTGCTGCTGCGTCAGTCCAAAGAGAAAGGCCTGGACATACGCTTCATGGGTCCGGAAGGCGTGGGCAACAAGGAAATCTCGGCAATTGCCGGCCCGGCCTCCGAAGGCCTACTGGTCACCCTGCCGAAATCCTTCGACCAGGATCCGAAAAACCAGGCACTGGTCGAGGCGTTCAAGGCCAAGAAAGAAGACCCAACCGGCCCGTTCGTGTTCCCGTCCTACGCCGCCGTCCAGGTCATCGCCGAAGGCATCACCAAGGCGGGCGACACCGACACCAAGAAAGTAGCGGCCGCCCTGCGCGCCAATACCTTCGAAACCCCGACCGGCACCCTGGCGTTTGACGACAAGGGCGACCTCAAGGACTTCACCTTCGTTGTATACGAGTGGCACCAGGACGGTACCAAGACCGCCGCGCAGTAA
- a CDS encoding NAD(P)-dependent oxidoreductase, producing MTTPLPSLAFAGIGLMGLPMCQRLLAAGYPLTVWNRSPEKCAALVAAGARQVHSPGELCHAADVVMLCLADTAVVREVVFGTQGIAATAQAGQLLVDFSSLEPAATREMASELEARSGMRWLDTPVSGGTPGAEAGTLAIMAGGRAEDLERVRPVLSHLGQRITHMGAVGAGQVTKVCNQMIVACNALVIAEVVALAEQSGVDATLIAEALSGGFADSKPLQILAPQMADSQFEPVKWRVRTLLKDLDTAVKLSREQGRATPMSGLAAQLMRLHGSQGNLERDPATLVQLYREESL from the coding sequence ATGACTACGCCTTTACCTTCCCTCGCATTCGCCGGCATCGGTTTGATGGGCCTGCCGATGTGCCAGCGCCTGCTCGCGGCGGGTTATCCGCTGACCGTTTGGAACCGTTCCCCGGAAAAGTGCGCCGCGCTGGTGGCCGCCGGGGCCCGGCAGGTGCATAGCCCCGGCGAGCTGTGTCATGCGGCGGATGTGGTGATGCTGTGTCTGGCCGATACGGCGGTGGTGCGCGAGGTGGTATTCGGTACCCAGGGGATTGCCGCAACTGCGCAGGCCGGGCAGCTGCTGGTGGATTTTTCCAGTCTGGAGCCCGCAGCCACCCGCGAAATGGCCAGCGAGCTGGAAGCACGCAGCGGCATGCGCTGGCTGGACACGCCGGTATCCGGCGGCACGCCGGGCGCGGAAGCCGGCACGCTGGCGATCATGGCCGGCGGCCGGGCGGAAGACCTCGAACGGGTGCGCCCGGTGCTCAGCCATCTGGGTCAGCGCATCACCCACATGGGTGCAGTCGGCGCCGGGCAGGTCACCAAGGTGTGCAACCAGATGATCGTCGCCTGCAATGCCTTGGTGATCGCCGAAGTCGTGGCGTTGGCCGAGCAGTCGGGAGTGGATGCCACGCTGATTGCCGAAGCGCTCAGCGGCGGCTTCGCCGACTCCAAGCCGCTGCAGATTCTCGCCCCGCAAATGGCCGACAGCCAGTTCGAGCCGGTCAAATGGCGGGTGCGCACCTTGCTCAAGGACCTTGATACCGCCGTCAAGCTGTCGCGCGAGCAGGGTCGCGCCACGCCGATGAGCGGGCTGGCCGCGCAGTTGATGCGTTTGCATGGCAGCCAGGGCAATCTGGAGCGCGATCCCGCCACCTTGGTGCAGCTCTATCGCGAGGAGTCGCTATGA
- a CDS encoding DUF2288 domain-containing protein: MTEDRSTLYAKLLGETAPIRWQELQPFFARGALLWIEPQLDLIAVALAVAENDHAAVAAWLAEGRVAKVEAPQAEDLLARDPQLWAVVVAPWVLIQERAEAPTRH, translated from the coding sequence ATGACAGAAGACCGTAGCACTCTCTATGCCAAACTGCTTGGCGAAACCGCACCGATTCGTTGGCAGGAACTGCAGCCGTTTTTTGCCCGCGGTGCCCTGCTGTGGATCGAACCGCAACTGGACTTGATCGCAGTGGCCCTGGCTGTGGCGGAAAACGACCACGCCGCGGTCGCCGCCTGGCTGGCAGAGGGGCGGGTGGCTAAGGTCGAAGCGCCGCAGGCCGAGGATCTGCTGGCGCGCGACCCACAATTGTGGGCGGTAGTTGTAGCGCCCTGGGTGCTGATCCAGGAGCGCGCCGAAGCGCCGACTCGGCACTGA
- a CDS encoding DUF5064 family protein translates to MFEPGHLHLTNLAGLHQQEFSIDLNYEVRQDPAEGAVMHFRMVGEIDAKPFEEEFELRRDTAFNFASVATRVAAKHGLKTGFGPVVRSHKEFDAMFEDIREKLNAHPGDPVDLDRLLKGD, encoded by the coding sequence ATGTTTGAACCGGGTCATCTGCATCTGACAAATTTGGCTGGCTTGCATCAGCAGGAGTTTTCCATTGATCTCAACTATGAAGTGCGCCAGGACCCCGCCGAGGGGGCGGTGATGCACTTCCGTATGGTGGGCGAGATCGACGCCAAGCCATTCGAGGAGGAATTCGAACTGCGCCGCGACACGGCCTTCAACTTCGCCAGTGTCGCCACCCGCGTTGCCGCGAAACATGGCCTTAAGACGGGCTTCGGGCCGGTGGTACGCAGTCACAAGGAATTCGATGCGATGTTCGAAGACATCCGCGAGAAGCTCAATGCCCATCCTGGCGACCCGGTCGATCTGGACCGTCTGCTCAAGGGCGATTGA
- the livH gene encoding high-affinity branched-chain amino acid ABC transporter permease LivH, translated as MPELNHYLQLLIDGLSVGSTYALIAIGYTMVYGIIGMINFAHGEVYMIGSYITFIAIAGLAMFGIDSVVLLMGAAFLASMIVTSAYGYSIERVAYRPLRGGNRLIPLISAIGMSIFLQNTVLLAQDSRGKSIPDPMPGRFELLANGAVSVSYMQVFIFVITFLAMAGLTLFISRSRLGRACRACAEDIKMANLLGINTNNIIALTFVIGAALAAVAAVLISARYGFINPNLGFLAGIKAFTAAVLGGIGSIPGAMLGGLVLGVAEAFGADVFGDQYKDVVAFVLLVLLLLLRPTGILGRPEVEKV; from the coding sequence ATGCCCGAACTTAATCACTATCTACAGCTGTTGATCGACGGCCTGTCGGTAGGCAGCACCTACGCCCTGATCGCCATCGGCTACACGATGGTGTACGGCATCATCGGCATGATCAACTTCGCCCACGGCGAGGTGTACATGATCGGCTCATACATCACCTTTATCGCCATCGCCGGCCTTGCCATGTTCGGCATCGACAGCGTGGTGCTGCTGATGGGCGCGGCATTCCTCGCCAGCATGATCGTCACCAGCGCCTACGGCTACAGCATCGAACGGGTCGCCTACCGCCCCCTGCGCGGCGGCAATCGCCTGATTCCGCTGATCTCGGCGATCGGTATGTCGATCTTCCTGCAGAACACCGTGTTGCTCGCTCAGGACTCACGCGGCAAGTCGATTCCCGACCCGATGCCGGGCAGGTTCGAGCTGCTCGCCAATGGCGCCGTGTCGGTGTCCTACATGCAGGTCTTTATCTTCGTCATCACCTTCCTGGCGATGGCCGGCCTCACGTTGTTCATCTCCCGCTCGCGTCTCGGCCGTGCCTGTCGCGCCTGCGCCGAAGACATCAAGATGGCCAACCTGTTGGGCATCAATACCAACAACATCATCGCCCTGACCTTCGTCATCGGCGCCGCCCTGGCGGCCGTCGCGGCGGTGCTGATCAGCGCCCGTTACGGTTTCATCAACCCCAACCTGGGCTTCCTGGCCGGCATCAAGGCGTTCACCGCCGCCGTGCTCGGCGGCATCGGCAGCATCCCCGGCGCCATGCTCGGCGGCCTGGTGCTCGGTGTGGCCGAAGCCTTTGGCGCCGATGTGTTCGGTGACCAGTACAAAGACGTCGTGGCCTTCGTCCTCTTAGTCCTCCTGTTGCTGTTGCGACCGACCGGCATTCTCGGCCGCCCGGAGGTTGAAAAAGTATGA
- a CDS encoding high-affinity branched-chain amino acid ABC transporter permease LivM: MNTTTHKPLKTAFFSALLVLAVAYPVLGLKLTTVGIKLEVHGASPATLWAIAACAVAMFAWQLLRSRIAASWQAAPNMPSMPAGLAYKLTLPSTQRMVILGLIAVALAWPFFGSRGAVDIATLVLIYVMLGLGLNIVVGLAGLLDLGYVGFYAVGAYSYGLLSHYYGLGFWTCLPIAGLMAAFFGFILGFPVLRLRGDYLAIVTLGFGEIIRILLRNMTELTGGPNGISNIDKPSLFGLSFERVATDGMQTFHEFFGLPYNSINKVIFLYLIALLLSLLALFVINRLMRMPIGRAWEALREDEIACRALGLNPTVIKLTAFTLGASFAGFAGSFFAARQGLITPESFTFIESAIILAIVVAGGMGSQLGVILAAIVLTLLPELTREFSDYRMLIFGALMVLMMIWRPQGLLPMQRPHLELKP; the protein is encoded by the coding sequence ATGAACACGACTACGCACAAACCCCTCAAGACCGCGTTTTTCAGCGCCTTGCTGGTGCTCGCGGTGGCCTATCCGGTACTCGGCCTGAAGCTGACCACCGTGGGCATCAAGTTGGAAGTTCATGGCGCCAGCCCTGCCACGCTGTGGGCCATCGCCGCCTGCGCAGTGGCGATGTTCGCCTGGCAGCTGCTGCGTTCGCGGATTGCCGCCAGCTGGCAGGCCGCGCCGAACATGCCAAGCATGCCTGCCGGGCTGGCTTACAAGCTGACCCTGCCGTCCACCCAGCGGATGGTCATCCTCGGGCTGATCGCGGTGGCCCTGGCCTGGCCGTTCTTCGGCTCACGCGGCGCGGTGGACATCGCCACTCTGGTGCTGATCTACGTAATGCTCGGCCTCGGCTTGAACATCGTGGTCGGCCTCGCCGGGTTGCTCGATCTCGGCTACGTCGGCTTCTATGCCGTCGGCGCCTACAGCTACGGGCTGCTCTCGCACTACTACGGGCTGGGCTTCTGGACCTGCCTGCCGATCGCCGGGCTGATGGCCGCGTTCTTCGGCTTCATCCTCGGCTTCCCGGTGTTGCGCCTGCGCGGCGACTACCTAGCCATCGTCACCCTCGGTTTCGGCGAGATCATCCGCATCCTGCTGCGCAACATGACCGAACTGACAGGCGGCCCGAACGGCATCAGCAACATCGACAAGCCGAGCCTGTTCGGCCTGAGTTTCGAGCGCGTCGCCACCGACGGCATGCAGACCTTCCACGAGTTCTTCGGCCTGCCCTACAACTCGATCAACAAGGTCATCTTCCTCTACCTGATCGCCCTGCTGCTGTCGTTGCTGGCGCTGTTCGTCATCAACCGGCTGATGCGCATGCCGATCGGCCGCGCCTGGGAAGCGCTGCGCGAGGATGAGATTGCCTGCCGCGCGCTGGGCCTCAACCCCACCGTGATCAAGCTCACCGCCTTCACCCTGGGCGCCAGCTTTGCCGGGTTCGCCGGCAGCTTCTTCGCCGCGCGCCAGGGCCTGATCACTCCGGAGTCGTTCACTTTCATCGAGTCGGCGATCATCCTCGCCATCGTCGTCGCCGGCGGCATGGGCTCGCAGTTGGGGGTAATCCTCGCTGCCATCGTGCTGACCCTGCTGCCGGAGCTGACCCGCGAGTTCAGCGATTACCGCATGCTGATCTTCGGTGCCTTGATGGTGCTGATGATGATCTGGCG